The following proteins are encoded in a genomic region of Magnolia sinica isolate HGM2019 chromosome 1, MsV1, whole genome shotgun sequence:
- the LOC131255953 gene encoding early nodulin-93-like isoform X2, with translation MQKTNCNPIQLHFSPYIPFSTQTQMAFGSPSSSSSNTRLNPKAKVVTPSPLERNGLASLDQKLAMAKRCSHEGVIAGAKAAVLASIATAVPTLASVRMLPWARSYLNHSAQALIISTAAGAAYFIVADKTILASARRNSFNQTQQSNIRA, from the exons ATGCAAAAGACGAATTGCAATCCTATTCAACTGCATTTTTCTCCTTACATTCCCTTTTCCACTCAAACACAAATGGCGTTTGGCtctccttcatcttcttcctccaataCCCGTCTTAATCCAAAGGCCAAGGTTGTGACACCTTCACCACTGGAGAGAAATGGGTTGGCTTCTTTAGACCAAAAGCTGGCCATGGCAAAGCGATGTTCTCATG AGGGGGTTATTGCAGGGGCAAAGGCAGCCGTTCTTGCGAGCATTGCGACCGCCGTTCCAACT CTAGCTAGTGTGAGGATGCTGCCGTGGGCAAGATCCTACCTCAACCATTCAGCTCAAGCTCTCATAATTTCTACAG CTGCCGGGGCCGCCTATTTCATCGTCGCCGACAAGACCATACTGGCATCGGCTAGGAGGAATTCCTTCAATCAGACCCAACAGTCGAACATCAGAGCATGA
- the LOC131255953 gene encoding early nodulin-93-like isoform X1, translating to MQKTNCNPIRLYFSPYILFSTQIQMAFGSPSSSSSNARLNPTAKIVTPSPLERNGLASLEQKLAMAKRCSHEGVIAGAKAAVLASIATAVPTLASVRMLPWARSYLNHSAQALIISTAAGAAYFIVADKTILASARRNSFNQTQQSNIRA from the exons ATGCAAAAGACCAATTGCAATCCTATTCGACTCTATTTTTCTCCCTACATTCTCTTTTCTACTCAAATACAAATGGcgtttggatctccctcatcttcttcctccaatgCCCGTCTTAATCCAACGGCCAAGATTGTGACACCTTCACCACTGGAGAGAAATGGGTTGGCTTCTTTAGAACAAAAGCTGGCCATGGCAAAGCGATGTTCTCATG AGGGGGTTATTGCAGGGGCAAAGGCAGCCGTTCTTGCGAGCATTGCGACCGCCGTTCCAACT CTAGCTAGTGTGAGGATGCTGCCGTGGGCAAGATCCTACCTCAACCATTCAGCTCAAGCTCTCATAATTTCTACAG CTGCCGGGGCCGCCTATTTCATCGTCGCCGACAAGACCATACTGGCATCGGCTAGGAGGAATTCCTTCAATCAGACCCAACAGTCGAACATCAGAGCATGA
- the LOC131255953 gene encoding early nodulin-93-like isoform X3, with protein MQKTNCNPIQLHFSPYIPFSTQTQMAFGSPSSSSSNTRLNPKAKVVTPSPLERNGLASLDQKLAMAKRCSHEGVVAGAKAAILASIATAVPTLASVRMLPWARSYLNHTAQALIISTVAGAAYFIVADKAVLASARKNSFNQVQQSDIRA; from the exons ATGCAAAAGACGAATTGCAATCCTATTCAACTGCATTTTTCTCCTTACATTCCCTTTTCCACTCAAACACAAATGGCGTTTGGCtctccttcatcttcttcctccaataCCCGTCTTAATCCAAAGGCCAAGGTTGTGACACCTTCACCACTGGAGAGAAATGGGTTGGCTTCTTTAGACCAAAAGCTGGCCATGGCAAAGCGATGTTCTCATG AGGGTGTTGTTGCTGGGGCAAAGGCGGCCATTCTTGCAAGCATTGCAACCGCCGTTCCAACT CTAGCTAGTGTGAGGATGCTGCCTTGGGCAAGATCCTACCTCAACCATACAGCTCAAGCTCTCATAATTTCTACAG TTGCAGGGGCTGCGTATTTCATAGTTGCGGACAAGGCCGTATTGGCATCGGCAAGGAAGAATTCTTTCAATCAGGTCCAGCAATCAGACATCAGAGCATGA